A single genomic interval of Saccharospirillum mangrovi harbors:
- a CDS encoding pilus assembly protein PilP: MRNLWIGLLLLTGLAGCQRQDDLADLRVWVGKVGEPGTLAPTTPTTLAVERLTVYRAGTEQSPFLDRTATALDTSSLPAPSAETENSSQSELRLLAGVSLDELTLVGTISGMPHTASQALFRDNEGRIHRLSAGDRVGREDARLVAVTETRVEMLETVPLVDGGWITQTRNFALLGQPNLGP, translated from the coding sequence ATGCGCAACCTCTGGATTGGGCTATTGCTGCTGACCGGCCTGGCGGGATGCCAGCGTCAGGATGATCTGGCCGATTTACGCGTGTGGGTCGGCAAGGTGGGTGAGCCGGGAACTTTGGCACCGACGACGCCCACGACGCTGGCAGTTGAGCGACTGACCGTCTATCGTGCCGGCACCGAACAGTCACCGTTTCTTGATCGGACGGCAACCGCGCTCGACACCTCGTCGCTGCCGGCACCCAGTGCCGAGACGGAGAATTCCAGCCAATCGGAGTTACGTTTGCTCGCCGGTGTCAGTCTGGATGAGTTGACACTCGTCGGCACCATCAGCGGCATGCCGCATACTGCGAGCCAGGCGTTGTTTCGCGATAACGAAGGGCGCATTCATCGGCTCTCGGCGGGTGATCGCGTCGGTCGTGAAGACGCCCGGCTGGTGGCCGTTACCGAGACCCGGGTTGAGATGTTGGAAACCGTGCCGTTAGTCGACGGCGGATGGATTACCCAGACGCGGAACTTTGCGTTGCTGGGCCAACCCAACCTTGGGCCATGA
- a CDS encoding type 4a pilus biogenesis protein PilO — protein sequence MKLNAYVQEIRRLDWRHISHEQPASWPLGLRVVLLGLLATVVFAAAWWWLLADQQARLSQARQQEQRLMAAYQSQAEELENAAQLDAELVAIKHQIDVLMLSMPAQLDLPELIDQISQAATQTGLVIERITPEAEQSVAGFGQTPLSMAVHGRYHQLGAFIAALSALPRLVTVHNLNIHSFAQDDWPGETADVLFMTLQARTYRQPSPGDE from the coding sequence ATGAAGCTCAACGCTTATGTTCAGGAAATTCGCCGCCTCGACTGGCGTCATATTTCGCACGAACAACCGGCGTCGTGGCCACTGGGCTTGCGCGTTGTGCTGTTGGGATTGCTGGCGACCGTGGTATTTGCAGCGGCCTGGTGGTGGCTGTTGGCCGATCAACAGGCGCGGCTGTCGCAGGCCAGACAACAAGAGCAACGTCTGATGGCGGCGTATCAGTCGCAGGCAGAAGAATTGGAAAACGCCGCGCAACTGGATGCAGAACTGGTGGCGATAAAGCATCAGATCGATGTGCTGATGCTCAGTATGCCGGCGCAGTTGGACCTTCCGGAATTGATTGATCAAATCAGTCAGGCTGCTACTCAAACGGGCTTGGTGATCGAACGCATCACGCCCGAAGCCGAGCAATCGGTGGCCGGGTTCGGCCAGACGCCGTTGTCGATGGCAGTGCATGGCCGTTATCACCAGCTGGGTGCTTTTATTGCCGCGCTGTCGGCGCTACCCCGTCTGGTCACTGTTCATAACCTCAATATTCACAGCTTCGCCCAAGACGACTGGCCTGGTGAAACAGCGGATGTCTTGTTCATGACACTGCAGGCCCGGACCTATCGCCAGCCTTCACCCGGTGATGAATAA
- a CDS encoding PilN domain-containing protein yields the protein MTTVNLLPWRESRRQSDQRRFIRAIWIVVIFSLAAAWGWHHLLAEQLHHQQQRNAFLQRQLNELTERQQAQHSLLQQRDQQAAQLARLRWVHHNPALMVQMLETLARSVPDRVYLTSLMQDGGVIELTGRVDEAANLTPLLRRLSESVLFDAATLINIETDRNADALASRRFLVQLRSQQLMEEGEAE from the coding sequence GTGACCACCGTTAATCTCTTGCCCTGGCGCGAATCGCGCCGTCAGTCAGATCAACGTCGTTTTATCCGCGCCATTTGGATAGTGGTCATATTCAGCCTGGCCGCCGCCTGGGGTTGGCATCATCTGTTGGCTGAGCAACTGCACCACCAACAGCAACGCAATGCGTTTTTGCAGCGTCAGTTGAACGAACTGACCGAGCGCCAGCAGGCGCAGCACAGCTTATTGCAGCAGCGCGACCAACAGGCGGCGCAACTGGCCCGGTTGCGGTGGGTTCATCACAACCCGGCGTTGATGGTGCAAATGCTGGAAACTCTGGCGCGCTCTGTACCTGACCGCGTGTATCTGACGTCGCTGATGCAGGATGGCGGGGTGATCGAACTGACTGGCCGCGTCGATGAAGCCGCCAACTTAACGCCTTTGCTGCGTCGTCTCAGCGAGTCGGTTTTGTTCGACGCTGCGACGCTGATCAACATCGAGACCGACCGCAATGCCGATGCCTTAGCCAGCCGCCGTTTCCTGGTGCAGTTGCGCAGTCAGCAATTGATGGAAGAAGGGGAGGCTGAATGA
- the pilM gene encoding type IV pilus assembly protein PilM, translating into MTTIFRRMPAPLLGIDVGTSAVKIVGLSQSGSSYRLDAYAIEPLDDGVVVDQTVRDGDRLAQAIRRALQRSRSRIKGAAIAVSGASVITKIIELDALPSALDMESLVQLEAAQHIPYAIEDVALDFAVLGPSTGQPDRVRVLLAASRRDEVEARVAAVQQAGLDVEVVDIEPLVLARALRWLDGTTEFAASDTLALVDLGHSRSALTVMRDGHSLFRRELPLAGRQLTADIQRHLGVTADDAEQIKRAPDPEADVQQQLLAPFIGQALDAVQQQLQLFSATQANANIDGFLLYGGMSALPGLAAQWQSATGIRTHLLDVAAVLDCAAGINPYRFQLDSSALLMASSLALRGFDRDHR; encoded by the coding sequence GTGACAACCATATTCAGAAGGATGCCAGCACCGCTGCTTGGCATCGACGTCGGCACGTCTGCCGTCAAGATTGTCGGTTTGAGCCAATCCGGGTCGTCTTATCGTCTTGATGCCTATGCCATTGAGCCGCTGGACGACGGCGTGGTGGTTGATCAAACGGTGCGCGATGGCGACCGTCTGGCGCAGGCCATTCGCCGTGCGCTGCAACGCTCACGCAGTCGCATCAAGGGCGCGGCCATTGCCGTTTCCGGTGCCTCGGTGATCACCAAAATCATCGAACTGGACGCCCTGCCATCCGCGTTGGACATGGAAAGTCTGGTGCAACTGGAAGCCGCTCAACACATTCCTTATGCCATCGAAGATGTGGCGCTCGATTTTGCCGTGCTGGGGCCGTCAACGGGTCAGCCGGACCGGGTTCGTGTTTTGCTCGCCGCCAGCCGGCGCGATGAAGTTGAAGCGCGGGTGGCGGCGGTGCAGCAAGCGGGTCTGGACGTTGAAGTGGTAGATATCGAACCGCTGGTGCTGGCGCGGGCATTGCGCTGGCTGGACGGCACCACCGAGTTTGCCGCCAGCGACACCCTGGCGCTGGTCGATCTCGGCCACAGCCGTTCGGCGTTGACGGTGATGCGCGACGGTCACAGTCTGTTTCGACGTGAGCTGCCGTTGGCCGGACGTCAACTGACCGCCGACATCCAGCGCCACCTTGGTGTCACCGCTGACGACGCCGAACAAATAAAGCGCGCACCGGACCCCGAAGCCGACGTTCAGCAACAATTGCTGGCGCCTTTTATCGGCCAGGCGTTGGACGCCGTTCAACAACAGTTGCAGTTGTTCAGTGCCACCCAGGCCAACGCCAATATTGATGGCTTTTTGCTCTATGGCGGCATGTCGGCCTTGCCTGGGCTGGCCGCGCAATGGCAAAGCGCCACCGGCATTCGCACTCATCTATTGGATGTAGCGGCGGTGTTGGATTGTGCCGCCGGGATCAATCCATATCGTTTCCAACTCGACAGCTCGGCGCTGTTGATGGCCAGCAGTTTGGCGTTGCGGGGGTTTGATCGTGACCACCGTTAA
- a CDS encoding penicillin-binding protein 1A has translation MKLLAKSTQAVLWTLYALICALVLISASVYLYLAPTLPEVETLRDIQLQTPMRIFSADNELIAEFGEQHRSPLHYEQIPTQFIQALTAVEDSRFEEHLGVDPVGFARAVLTVLTTGETDGPGGSTLTQQVARNFFLTRDKTITRKFTEILLAFQMERELTKEQIFELYANKHFLGYRSYGIQAAADVYYGRDINDLTLPELAMIAGLHQAPSAANPLANPDRALRRRNFVLGRMHEMNYLSDASYEEAIKVPLTAQYRGNGPGLEAAYLAEMVRAFMVERYGDAAYTDGYTVHTTLNSELQEAATRGLRKTLSEYSRRHGYLGVEDHIPAAGHTPPEAYAHWREVVNGTPRFGGLTPAIVVRAEARRLWILPRDSGLTTLELADMEWARERIDVDTLGPAVSTPFNIAVPGDLIRVEQIDGKWQLAQIPNAQGAMVSLAPNDGSIQALVGGYDFLLSKYNRAIQANRQPGSNFKPFVYSAALDKDFTPATIVNDAPIVRSDEALEDVWRPRNSGDRYLGPIPLRQALYQSRNLSSIRVLDSIGVNYARRYAARFGFDSAKLANDMTLVLGSTVMSPLEIARGYAVFANGGYLIDPYFISTIEDNSGNVIFEANPAIVCRGCPETPTPYWTEESSSPDSTATGVDIEPIALNLEDELIDEPTRTERRYAPQVLTSQTAYLIDSMLKDVVRRGTGLAAYRELGRDDLGGKTGTTNNAVDAWFTGYNGDYVASTWVGYDNPVGLGQIEFGGRAALPGWIEFMKTALNGKPSNSLPQPVGIVRVRIDPQTGLLAQPGQAGAIFEIFKEDNAPTEYSRESVTIDFSGGNNGGDSDSSDDTITPQMLF, from the coding sequence ATGAAGTTACTGGCCAAAAGCACCCAAGCCGTACTGTGGACGCTCTACGCTCTGATTTGCGCCCTGGTTCTCATTTCAGCCAGTGTCTATCTGTACCTGGCGCCGACGCTGCCGGAAGTCGAAACACTTCGCGACATCCAGCTGCAAACGCCGATGCGCATTTTCAGTGCCGACAACGAGTTGATCGCGGAGTTCGGTGAACAACACCGCAGCCCGTTGCATTACGAGCAAATTCCCACCCAGTTCATCCAGGCGTTGACCGCCGTCGAAGACAGCCGGTTTGAAGAACACCTGGGTGTCGATCCGGTCGGCTTTGCCCGTGCGGTACTGACGGTGTTGACCACCGGCGAAACCGACGGCCCCGGCGGCTCAACGCTGACGCAACAGGTGGCGCGCAACTTCTTCTTAACGCGCGACAAAACCATCACCCGGAAATTCACCGAGATCCTGCTCGCCTTCCAGATGGAGCGCGAACTGACCAAAGAACAGATTTTCGAGCTGTACGCCAACAAGCACTTCCTCGGCTATCGCTCCTACGGCATTCAGGCCGCCGCCGACGTGTATTACGGCCGCGACATCAACGATCTGACCTTGCCGGAACTGGCGATGATTGCCGGTCTGCACCAGGCACCGTCCGCCGCCAACCCGCTGGCAAATCCGGACCGCGCCTTACGCCGTCGCAACTTCGTGCTCGGCCGCATGCATGAAATGAATTACCTCAGCGACGCCAGTTACGAAGAGGCCATTAAAGTACCGCTGACCGCCCAGTACCGCGGCAATGGCCCCGGCCTGGAGGCCGCTTATCTGGCGGAAATGGTGCGCGCCTTTATGGTCGAGCGTTATGGCGACGCGGCCTACACCGACGGCTACACCGTCCACACCACCCTGAATTCCGAATTGCAGGAAGCGGCCACACGCGGCTTGCGCAAAACGCTCAGCGAATACAGCCGCCGGCACGGTTATCTGGGTGTCGAAGACCACATTCCCGCCGCCGGCCACACGCCACCGGAAGCCTACGCACACTGGCGCGAAGTGGTGAACGGCACGCCTCGATTCGGCGGTTTGACGCCGGCCATCGTGGTGCGCGCCGAAGCGCGCCGGTTGTGGATTCTGCCGCGCGATAGCGGCCTGACGACCCTGGAACTGGCCGACATGGAATGGGCGCGCGAGCGCATCGATGTCGACACGCTCGGCCCTGCGGTAAGCACGCCGTTCAACATTGCGGTACCGGGCGATCTGATCCGCGTCGAACAGATCGACGGAAAATGGCAACTGGCGCAGATTCCCAATGCGCAGGGTGCCATGGTGTCGCTGGCGCCGAACGACGGTTCCATTCAGGCACTGGTTGGCGGTTACGACTTCCTGCTGTCGAAATACAACCGCGCCATTCAAGCCAACCGCCAGCCGGGTTCGAACTTCAAACCCTTCGTGTATTCGGCGGCGCTGGATAAAGATTTCACGCCAGCGACCATCGTTAATGACGCACCCATCGTGCGCTCTGATGAAGCGTTGGAAGATGTCTGGCGGCCGCGTAACTCCGGCGACCGTTACCTCGGTCCGATTCCATTGCGCCAGGCGCTGTACCAATCGCGCAACCTGTCGAGCATTCGCGTGCTGGATTCCATCGGCGTTAATTACGCGCGCCGATACGCCGCCCGCTTCGGTTTCGACAGCGCCAAACTGGCTAACGACATGACGCTGGTGCTGGGCAGTACGGTGATGTCGCCGCTGGAAATTGCGCGCGGTTACGCTGTTTTCGCCAACGGCGGTTATCTGATCGATCCGTATTTTATTTCCACCATCGAAGACAACAGCGGCAACGTCATCTTTGAAGCCAATCCGGCAATCGTCTGCCGAGGCTGCCCGGAAACGCCGACGCCGTACTGGACCGAAGAAAGCAGCAGCCCCGACAGCACCGCCACCGGCGTGGACATCGAACCCATTGCCTTGAATCTGGAAGACGAACTCATCGACGAGCCGACCCGCACCGAACGCCGCTACGCGCCTCAGGTGCTGACATCGCAAACCGCCTACCTGATTGATTCAATGCTGAAAGACGTGGTGCGTCGCGGTACCGGTCTCGCCGCGTACCGGGAACTGGGCCGCGACGATCTGGGCGGCAAAACCGGGACCACCAACAACGCGGTCGACGCCTGGTTCACCGGCTATAACGGCGACTACGTGGCGTCCACCTGGGTGGGCTACGACAATCCGGTTGGTCTGGGTCAGATCGAATTCGGCGGCCGGGCGGCACTGCCCGGCTGGATCGAATTCATGAAGACAGCGCTGAACGGCAAACCCAGTAACAGCCTGCCGCAGCCGGTCGGCATCGTGCGTGTGCGCATCGATCCGCAAACGGGTTTACTGGCACAGCCGGGCCAGGCGGGCGCCATTTTTGAAATCTTCAAAGAAGACAATGCCCCCACCGAATACAGCCGCGAAAGCGTGACCATCGATTTCTCCGGCGGCAACAACGGCGGCGATTCCGACAGCAGCGACGACACCATCACACCACAAATGCTGTTCTAA
- a CDS encoding malic enzyme-like NAD(P)-binding protein encodes MSDDLKRDALEYHALPRPGKLSIEITTPAETSRHLSLAYSPGVAEPVRAIAEDPENAFKYTMKGNLVGVVSNGTAILGLGNLGALASKPVMEGKALLFKRFANVDAIDIEVDSENVDEIVRTVELIAESFGGINLEDIKAPECFEVERRLIESCKIPIFHDDQHGTAIVTVAGMLNALEVQGKTLTDAKLVVLGAGAAAISCSRLLMSAGMPLENILMVDRKGVIHAGRDDLNQYKAEFANPTTPARTLDDAIDGADIFLGLSGPDMLSAEQLKKMAPNPIVFACANPDPEIRPELALATRDDLVMATGRSDYPNQVNNVLGFPFIFRGALDVRATAINEAMKLAAAYAIKDLAREEVLPEVVAAYGGEQWTFGRNYIIPKPMDSRLLDRVAGAVARAAVETGVARVALPEKYKV; translated from the coding sequence ATGTCGGATGACTTAAAGCGCGACGCGCTTGAATACCACGCCCTGCCTCGGCCGGGAAAACTGAGTATCGAAATCACCACGCCGGCGGAAACGTCGCGCCATCTGTCATTGGCTTACAGCCCGGGCGTTGCCGAGCCGGTGCGCGCCATCGCGGAAGATCCGGAGAACGCCTTCAAATACACCATGAAGGGCAATTTGGTGGGTGTGGTGTCCAACGGCACGGCCATTCTGGGGCTGGGCAATCTGGGCGCGCTGGCGAGCAAGCCGGTGATGGAAGGCAAGGCGCTGCTGTTCAAACGGTTTGCCAATGTCGATGCCATCGACATCGAAGTCGACAGCGAAAACGTCGATGAAATCGTCCGCACCGTTGAGCTGATCGCCGAATCCTTTGGCGGCATCAACCTCGAAGACATCAAAGCGCCGGAATGCTTCGAAGTGGAGCGCCGGTTGATTGAAAGCTGCAAGATTCCGATTTTCCACGACGACCAGCACGGCACTGCCATCGTCACCGTGGCCGGCATGCTGAACGCGCTGGAAGTGCAGGGCAAAACCCTGACCGACGCCAAACTGGTGGTGCTCGGTGCCGGCGCTGCCGCCATCTCCTGTTCGCGTCTGTTGATGTCGGCCGGTATGCCGCTGGAAAACATTCTGATGGTTGACCGCAAAGGTGTGATTCACGCCGGTCGTGACGATCTGAACCAGTACAAGGCCGAGTTTGCCAACCCGACCACCCCAGCGCGCACGCTGGACGACGCCATTGATGGCGCCGACATCTTCCTGGGCCTGTCCGGCCCGGACATGCTGTCGGCCGAACAACTGAAAAAGATGGCGCCGAACCCGATCGTCTTTGCCTGCGCCAACCCCGATCCGGAAATCCGTCCGGAACTGGCGCTGGCGACACGCGACGATCTGGTGATGGCGACTGGCCGTTCGGACTACCCGAACCAGGTCAACAACGTGCTGGGCTTCCCATTCATTTTCCGTGGTGCTCTGGACGTTCGCGCCACGGCGATCAATGAAGCCATGAAGCTGGCCGCGGCGTATGCCATCAAAGACCTGGCGCGCGAAGAGGTGTTGCCGGAAGTGGTGGCAGCCTACGGCGGCGAGCAGTGGACCTTCGGTCGCAACTACATCATTCCCAAGCCGATGGATTCGCGTTTGCTCGATCGCGTTGCCGGCGCGGTGGCGCGGGCGGCGGTCGAAACCGGCGTGGCGCGCGTGGCGTTGCCGGAGAAATACAAAGTTTGA
- the rpmE gene encoding 50S ribosomal protein L31: MKADIHPKYEVLTATCSCGNVIKTHSTRGGEMHLDVCSACHPFYTGKQKIVDSGGRIDRFNTRFGGRAIGKK, from the coding sequence ATGAAAGCTGACATCCATCCGAAATACGAAGTTCTGACGGCGACCTGCTCTTGCGGCAACGTCATCAAAACCCATTCTACCCGTGGCGGTGAAATGCACCTCGACGTTTGCTCGGCTTGCCACCCGTTCTACACCGGCAAGCAGAAAATCGTCGACTCCGGCGGCCGTATTGACCGCTTCAACACCCGTTTCGGTGGTCGTGCTATCGGCAAAAAATAA
- a CDS encoding primosomal protein N' translates to MTTTAVQLADIVVPGPFSGPLSYRIPVDLSVVVGARCQVPLRNKIVVGIVVEVRSASNDDKLDKLKPIDTVLDATPLLDASLLDVAQWMSRYYLYDAASAYLLALPTLLRNGESAELIREARVELTIAGEHLEASQLKGKRQSEALLWLQTHGAATPSELRRHGIDRPHWRGLIDKRLAHEVALSVEPRAPTGQLRQSPLTLNDEQQSALLKLHDDAFNVLLLEGVTGSGKTEVYLQAMARTLAAGKRVLVLVPEIGLTPQTLERFQQRFADELVALHSGLTDKERHNAWLQAQHGEAAIVVGTRSAVLTPLPDLGLIVIDEEHDASFKQQDTLRYHARDVAIFRARQADIPVILGSATPSLESLHNARNGRYQHAELKQRAAGRARPQLETIDMRRQQHEHGISERLRYRIADHLAQGQQVLLFLNRRGYAPSWFCSACGWMADCPFCDARLTYHRGRHQTICHHCGYQSRPETTCPDCGSHELMPLGAGTERAEEALEQWFPQIPIIRFDRDAITTADALNRQLERTREAGPAILVGTQMLAKGHHFENVTLVGILDLDAGLFSADFRSRERTGQLLVQVAGRAGRGDAAGEVLLQSWHPDHPFFEPLLQQDYPRFSDQLLRERQPAGLPPFGFLACLRADSAYPQQAENRLAEMADFLLQHPGIRVFGPLPAILSRRAGKHRFVLVVQSDKRSQLHAALEPLVRHYPRQQRALSWHLDIDPLETL, encoded by the coding sequence TTGACAACCACCGCCGTTCAGCTCGCCGATATCGTCGTTCCCGGCCCGTTTTCGGGTCCACTCAGCTACCGGATTCCGGTCGATCTGTCAGTGGTTGTCGGCGCTCGTTGCCAGGTGCCGCTGCGCAACAAAATCGTGGTTGGCATCGTGGTCGAAGTGCGTTCGGCCAGCAACGACGACAAGCTCGATAAACTCAAACCCATCGACACCGTTTTAGATGCAACGCCTTTGCTCGACGCCAGCCTGCTCGACGTCGCGCAATGGATGTCTCGCTACTATTTATACGACGCCGCCAGCGCTTACTTGCTGGCATTGCCAACGCTGCTGCGCAACGGCGAATCGGCCGAGCTGATTCGCGAGGCCCGGGTGGAATTGACCATCGCCGGCGAACACCTCGAAGCCAGCCAGTTAAAAGGCAAACGCCAGAGCGAAGCGCTGCTGTGGCTGCAAACCCACGGCGCAGCCACGCCATCCGAGCTGCGCCGTCACGGCATCGACCGGCCACACTGGCGCGGCTTGATCGACAAACGCCTGGCGCACGAAGTGGCGCTCAGCGTTGAACCGCGTGCACCGACCGGCCAGTTACGCCAATCGCCACTGACGCTGAACGACGAACAACAGTCGGCGTTATTAAAGCTGCACGACGACGCTTTCAACGTGCTGCTGCTCGAAGGCGTCACCGGCAGCGGCAAAACCGAAGTCTATTTACAAGCGATGGCGCGCACGCTGGCTGCCGGTAAACGCGTGCTGGTGCTGGTGCCGGAAATCGGCCTGACGCCGCAAACGCTGGAACGTTTTCAACAGCGCTTCGCCGACGAACTGGTCGCCCTGCATTCGGGCCTGACCGACAAGGAACGCCACAACGCCTGGCTGCAAGCGCAACACGGCGAGGCCGCCATCGTCGTCGGTACGCGCTCGGCGGTGCTGACCCCGTTGCCCGATCTGGGTTTGATCGTTATCGACGAAGAACACGATGCGTCCTTTAAACAGCAGGACACGCTGCGCTACCACGCCCGCGACGTGGCTATTTTCCGCGCCCGCCAGGCCGATATTCCGGTCATTCTCGGTTCGGCGACGCCGTCGCTGGAATCGCTGCATAACGCCCGCAACGGCCGCTACCAACACGCCGAGCTGAAACAACGCGCCGCCGGCCGCGCCCGGCCGCAGCTGGAAACCATCGACATGCGTCGGCAGCAACACGAGCACGGCATTTCCGAACGGCTGCGTTATCGCATCGCCGACCATCTGGCTCAGGGCCAGCAAGTGTTGTTGTTCCTGAACCGACGCGGCTACGCGCCAAGCTGGTTTTGCAGCGCCTGCGGCTGGATGGCCGACTGCCCGTTTTGCGATGCCCGCCTGACTTACCATCGCGGCCGCCACCAAACCATTTGCCACCACTGCGGCTATCAATCGCGCCCGGAAACCACCTGCCCGGATTGCGGCAGTCACGAACTGATGCCGCTCGGTGCCGGCACCGAACGCGCTGAAGAGGCGCTGGAACAATGGTTTCCACAGATACCCATCATCCGTTTCGACCGCGATGCCATCACCACCGCCGACGCCCTGAACCGGCAACTGGAACGCACCCGCGAAGCCGGGCCGGCGATTCTGGTTGGCACGCAGATGCTGGCCAAAGGCCACCATTTCGAAAACGTCACCCTGGTCGGCATTCTCGATCTCGACGCGGGTTTGTTCAGCGCCGATTTCCGCTCGCGTGAACGCACCGGACAATTGCTGGTGCAGGTCGCCGGCCGCGCTGGCCGAGGTGATGCCGCCGGCGAAGTGCTGCTGCAAAGCTGGCACCCGGACCATCCGTTTTTTGAACCCTTGTTGCAGCAGGATTATCCGCGCTTCAGCGACCAGTTATTGCGCGAACGCCAACCGGCCGGTCTGCCACCGTTCGGGTTTCTGGCCTGTCTGCGTGCCGACTCCGCTTACCCGCAGCAAGCGGAAAATCGGCTCGCCGAAATGGCCGACTTTTTATTACAACATCCGGGCATTCGGGTGTTCGGCCCGCTGCCGGCAATTTTGTCGCGCCGCGCTGGCAAACATCGCTTTGTGCTGGTGGTGCAATCGGATAAACGCAGCCAGTTGCACGCCGCGCTCGAACCGCTGGTGCGACACTACCCGCGCCAGCAACGCGCACTCAGTTGGCACCTCGACATCGACCCCTTGGAAACGCTGTAA
- the argS gene encoding arginine--tRNA ligase encodes MKDAVVELLNQAVARLKNEGQIPADLPVRVMVDNSRDKTHGDLASNLALILAKPCGKPPRAIAEALIAALPDNDLIDNVEIAGPGFINFYLAGASQAEIVKDILAAKTDFGRNSNGAQQKVQVEFVSANPTGPLHVGHGRGAAVGDSLCRVLAANGWDVTREFYYNDAGAQIQNLALSVQARAQGIGPDDAGWPEDGYRGDYIADVAQAYMDKATIDADDRHVTGSGDANDLNAIRDFAVAYLRREQDLDLKAFGVEFDVFYLESSLYETGKVEATVKQLIEQGHTYEQDGALWLRTTDFGDDKDRVMRKQDGLYTYFLPDVAYHKDKFERGFKRVINEQGADHHSTVNRVRAGLQALNEGIPAGFPDYVLHQMVMVTKGGEEVKLSKRAGSYVTLRDLIDEVGRDATRYFLVSRRADSQLTFDIDLARSQSSDNPVYYIQYAHARVHALLRKLNEQGHDYDQAAGIEALGQLELDDERELITQLRRYPEVVEHAGNSLEPAVIATYLKDLAGLFHAYYNNNRMLVDDAALRNGRVALSVAIGQVLFNGLDLLGVSAPETM; translated from the coding sequence ATGAAAGACGCTGTTGTTGAACTGTTGAACCAGGCCGTCGCACGGCTGAAAAACGAAGGCCAGATCCCAGCGGATCTGCCCGTGCGCGTTATGGTCGACAACAGCCGCGATAAGACTCATGGCGATCTGGCCTCCAACCTGGCGCTGATCCTGGCGAAACCCTGCGGCAAGCCGCCGCGTGCCATCGCCGAAGCGCTGATCGCGGCGCTGCCGGATAACGATTTGATCGACAACGTCGAAATCGCCGGCCCCGGTTTTATCAACTTTTATCTGGCCGGTGCGTCGCAAGCGGAAATCGTCAAAGACATTCTCGCTGCCAAGACTGACTTCGGTCGCAACAGCAACGGCGCGCAGCAAAAAGTGCAGGTGGAATTTGTTTCCGCCAACCCGACTGGCCCGTTGCACGTCGGTCACGGTCGCGGTGCAGCGGTCGGCGATTCGCTGTGCCGCGTGCTGGCCGCCAACGGCTGGGACGTAACCCGCGAGTTCTACTACAACGATGCCGGCGCGCAGATTCAGAACCTGGCGTTGTCGGTTCAGGCGCGAGCCCAAGGCATCGGCCCGGACGACGCCGGCTGGCCGGAAGACGGCTACCGTGGCGACTACATCGCTGATGTCGCTCAGGCCTACATGGACAAAGCCACCATCGACGCCGACGACCGCCACGTCACCGGCAGCGGCGATGCCAACGATCTGAACGCCATCCGCGACTTCGCCGTCGCCTATTTGCGCCGTGAACAGGATTTGGATCTGAAAGCCTTCGGCGTCGAATTCGATGTGTTCTATCTGGAATCGTCGCTGTATGAAACCGGCAAGGTCGAAGCCACCGTCAAGCAGTTGATTGAGCAAGGTCACACCTACGAACAGGACGGCGCGCTGTGGCTGCGCACCACCGATTTCGGCGACGACAAAGACCGCGTCATGCGCAAACAGGATGGCCTCTACACCTACTTCCTGCCGGACGTTGCCTACCACAAAGACAAGTTCGAACGCGGCTTCAAGCGCGTCATCAACGAACAGGGCGCCGATCACCATTCAACCGTCAACCGCGTTCGCGCCGGTTTGCAGGCGCTGAACGAAGGCATTCCGGCCGGCTTCCCGGATTACGTGCTGCACCAGATGGTGATGGTCACCAAGGGCGGCGAAGAAGTGAAACTGTCGAAACGCGCCGGCAGCTATGTGACGCTGCGCGATCTGATCGACGAAGTTGGCCGCGACGCCACGCGTTACTTCCTGGTCTCGCGCCGCGCCGATTCGCAACTGACTTTCGACATCGACCTGGCACGCAGCCAAAGCAGCGACAACCCGGTCTACTACATCCAATACGCCCACGCCCGCGTGCATGCGCTGTTGCGCAAATTGAACGAGCAGGGCCACGACTACGATCAGGCCGCCGGTATCGAAGCGCTTGGTCAGTTGGAGCTGGACGACGAACGCGAACTGATCACCCAGTTGCGTCGCTACCCCGAAGTGGTGGAACATGCCGGCAACAGTTTGGAACCGGCGGTCATCGCAACTTATCTGAAAGACCTGGCAGGCCTGTTCCACGCTTACTACAACAACAACCGCATGCTGGTGGACGACGCGGCCTTGCGTAACGGCCGCGTGGCGTTGTCCGTCGCCATCGGTCAGGTGTTGTTCAACGGTCTCGACCTGCTCGGCGTCAGCGCCCCGGAGACGATGTAA